The proteins below come from a single Parazoarcus communis genomic window:
- a CDS encoding HupU protein, with protein MNVLWLQSGGCGGCTMSLLCAESPDVLATLEGGGVSLLWHPSLSEASGREAVAILESCIAGTTPLDVLCVEGALLRGPHGSGRFHVLAGTGQAMIDWVRALAARARHTVAVGTCAAFGGVTAAAYNPTDACGLQYDGNAAGGLLGAGYRSASGLPVINVAGCPTHPGWVLETLLALALDGIAAADLDALGRPRFYADQLVHHGCSRNEFYEFKASAEKASDLGCMMEHMGCKGTQAHADCNVRPWNGAGSCTSGGYPCISCTEPGFEEPGHPFFETPKVGGIPIGLPTDMPKAWFVALAALSKSATPKRVRTNATADHPVVTPVIRKTGLK; from the coding sequence ATGAACGTGCTCTGGCTTCAATCCGGCGGCTGTGGTGGCTGCACCATGTCCCTGTTGTGCGCCGAGTCGCCCGACGTGCTTGCGACGCTCGAGGGCGGTGGCGTGTCACTGTTGTGGCACCCGAGCCTGTCCGAGGCCAGCGGCCGCGAGGCGGTGGCCATCCTCGAATCCTGTATCGCCGGGACGACCCCGCTCGACGTCCTCTGCGTGGAGGGCGCGCTGCTGCGCGGACCGCATGGCAGTGGCCGTTTTCATGTGCTGGCGGGTACCGGGCAGGCGATGATCGACTGGGTCCGCGCCCTGGCGGCGCGCGCACGTCATACCGTGGCGGTGGGCACCTGCGCTGCGTTTGGCGGGGTGACCGCAGCCGCATACAACCCGACCGATGCCTGCGGCCTGCAGTACGATGGCAACGCGGCAGGCGGCCTGCTCGGTGCCGGCTATCGCAGCGCAAGCGGCTTGCCGGTGATCAATGTCGCGGGCTGCCCGACGCATCCGGGCTGGGTGCTGGAAACCCTGCTGGCGCTTGCGCTCGACGGCATCGCCGCGGCCGACCTTGATGCGCTCGGGCGTCCGCGCTTCTATGCAGACCAGCTGGTGCACCACGGCTGTTCGCGCAACGAGTTCTACGAGTTCAAGGCCAGCGCGGAGAAGGCGTCCGATCTCGGCTGCATGATGGAGCACATGGGCTGCAAGGGTACGCAGGCGCACGCCGACTGCAATGTGCGCCCATGGAACGGAGCAGGTTCATGTACCAGCGGGGGCTACCCCTGCATCAGCTGTACCGAACCCGGTTTCGAGGAGCCCGGCCATCCCTTCTTTGAAACGCCCAAGGTGGGCGGCATTCCCATCGGCTTGCCGACCGACATGCCAAAGGCCTGGTTTGTCGCACTCGCGGCGCTGTCCAAGTCGGCCACGCCGAAGCGGGTGCGAACCAATGCGACGGCAGATCACCCGGTGGTGACGCCGGTCATCCGCAAGACCGGGCTCAAGTAA
- a CDS encoding sigma-54-dependent transcriptional regulator: protein MTSELPGVLVVDDELRSQEALHRTLEEDFNVFTASSAAEAAEVMAREWIQIVLCDQRMPGVSGVQFLREVRDKWPDAVRIIISGYTESEDIIAGINEAGIYQYLLKPWQPEQLLLTLRGAAEIYRLQTENQRLSLDLKVTGPVMRQRVASKRQVIERKFALDTLLRAPDSPMNAVCDLLCKVARLDVPVLLTGESGTGKELLARALHLASPRRSEPFVTENCGAVPDQLLESELFGYKRGAFTGAYEDRVGLFKQADGGSIFLDEIGETTPAFQVKLLRVLQEGEVRPIGAPRPLPVDLRVVAATNRDLEADVRGGRFREDLYYRIAAITIQVPPLRERPMDIGLIAQTFVDETLSAAGLAPQRLGHDVLSCLTAYRWPGNVRELRNEVLRMVALADDGDLRAADLSPRVLRAAAVEQEPALELLSGLDGDLKTRLDALEARIVRESLVRHRWNKTHAARELGLSRVGLRNKLTRYGLDKD, encoded by the coding sequence ATGACGAGCGAATTGCCAGGCGTGCTGGTGGTGGATGACGAACTGCGCTCGCAGGAAGCCCTGCATCGCACGCTGGAAGAGGATTTCAACGTCTTCACCGCCTCGTCTGCGGCCGAAGCGGCTGAGGTCATGGCGCGCGAGTGGATACAGATCGTGCTGTGCGATCAGCGCATGCCCGGGGTGTCCGGCGTGCAGTTTCTACGCGAGGTACGCGACAAGTGGCCGGACGCGGTGCGCATCATCATCTCGGGCTACACCGAGTCCGAGGACATCATCGCCGGCATCAACGAGGCTGGCATCTACCAGTACCTGCTCAAACCCTGGCAGCCGGAACAGCTGCTCCTTACCCTGCGTGGCGCAGCGGAGATCTACCGGCTGCAGACCGAGAACCAGCGCCTGTCGCTCGACCTGAAGGTGACGGGGCCGGTGATGCGTCAGCGGGTGGCGAGCAAGCGCCAGGTGATCGAACGCAAGTTTGCGCTGGACACCTTGCTGCGTGCGCCGGATTCGCCAATGAATGCGGTGTGCGATCTGCTGTGCAAGGTGGCGCGGCTCGATGTGCCGGTGCTGCTCACCGGCGAGTCGGGTACCGGCAAGGAGCTGCTCGCGCGCGCGCTGCATCTGGCCAGCCCGCGCCGTTCCGAGCCCTTCGTCACCGAGAACTGCGGTGCGGTGCCGGACCAGCTGCTCGAATCCGAACTGTTCGGCTACAAGCGTGGTGCGTTTACCGGCGCCTACGAGGATCGGGTCGGGCTGTTCAAGCAGGCCGATGGGGGCAGCATCTTTCTCGATGAGATCGGCGAAACCACGCCGGCTTTCCAGGTCAAGCTGTTGCGGGTGCTGCAGGAAGGGGAGGTGCGACCGATTGGCGCGCCCCGCCCGCTACCGGTCGATCTGCGCGTGGTGGCGGCAACCAACCGCGACCTCGAGGCCGACGTGCGCGGCGGTCGTTTCCGCGAGGACCTCTACTACCGTATCGCCGCGATCACCATTCAGGTGCCGCCGCTGCGCGAGCGGCCGATGGATATCGGCCTCATCGCCCAGACCTTCGTCGACGAAACCCTGTCCGCGGCGGGGCTGGCGCCACAGCGGCTTGGGCACGATGTGCTTTCCTGTCTGACTGCGTACCGCTGGCCTGGCAACGTGCGCGAACTGCGCAACGAGGTACTGCGCATGGTCGCACTGGCGGACGACGGCGACTTGCGTGCGGCCGATCTCAGCCCGCGCGTGCTGCGTGCTGCCGCGGTGGAGCAGGAGCCGGCACTCGAGCTGTTGTCGGGGCTCGACGGTGATCTCAAGACCCGGCTCGACGCGCTCGAGGCCCGCATCGTCAGGGAGAGCCTCGTGCGTCATCGCTGGAACAAGACCCATGCTGCGCGCGAGCTCGGCCTGTCGCGCGTGGGGCTGCGCAACAAGCTCACCCGCTACGGGCTCGACAAGGACTGA